A region of Sulfuricella denitrificans skB26 DNA encodes the following proteins:
- a CDS encoding DUF2062 domain-containing protein translates to MSNIIDRLKRLLPDPETVRKSRWLRWIGPALHHPRLWRPTRRGIALGIALGVFFGLLVPLAQIPLSAGMAVLLRASVPTAIASTLVTNPVTFGPIYYAAYRIGVTLIGEDEARATKKPPIPRGEGAAAWLASAWDRITTVGKPLLLGLAIMASTLGLLAYLIVTLLWRLKISLSWRRRRRKPAPPREDTEQKD, encoded by the coding sequence ATGAGCAATATAATTGACCGCCTGAAACGCCTGCTGCCCGACCCGGAAACGGTGCGCAAGAGCCGCTGGCTGCGCTGGATCGGGCCGGCCCTGCACCATCCCCGACTATGGCGGCCCACCCGGCGCGGTATTGCCCTGGGCATCGCACTTGGAGTATTTTTCGGGCTGCTCGTTCCCCTCGCCCAGATTCCTCTTTCCGCAGGCATGGCCGTGCTGTTGCGTGCCAGCGTGCCCACCGCCATCGCCAGCACGCTGGTCACCAATCCGGTCACCTTCGGCCCGATCTACTATGCGGCCTACCGCATCGGCGTCACGCTGATCGGTGAGGACGAAGCACGCGCGACAAAAAAACCGCCGATACCCCGTGGAGAAGGCGCTGCCGCATGGCTGGCATCCGCCTGGGATCGCATCACCACAGTAGGCAAACCGCTACTGCTGGGCTTGGCGATCATGGCCAGCACCCTGGGTCTGCTCGCCTATCTGATAGTGACCTTGTTGTGGCGGCTAAAAATCAGTCTGTCCTGGCGGCGGCGCCGTCGCAAACCTGCTCCGCCCCGCGAGGACACAGAGCAAAAGGATTGA
- a CDS encoding MFS transporter encodes MVRDRHILYTTAFLRALATGMMGVLLGIYLARMAFTPSQIGLVISAGLAGATLAALLVTFAGDRLGRRRLLFWLALLSALGGAAAAWYSSPVAVGIAAFVGMLNGMGRDRGAALVLEQAIIPATATDQERTRAFAWYNVLQDVGHGLGGLLAAIPSILRLAGVGELASFQTAVMLYALLLLATAVLYLRLSSQAEAPLKQPRLIVSPQSRKVLWRISLLFGLDSVAGGFVGTALLSYFFYQRFGVSESVIAVLFFGARGMNAVSHLGAAWLAKRIGLVNTMVFTHIPSSLLLMTVAFAPNFWVAAVLFLLREGLVEMDVPTRQSYVMAMVRPEERTFASGVTHLVRLGGWAVAPSFAGFLMQFLTLSTPLFIGAGMKIAYDVMLYRAFRGLKPPEEREG; translated from the coding sequence ATGGTTCGCGACCGCCACATTCTCTATACCACCGCCTTCCTGCGGGCACTGGCCACCGGCATGATGGGGGTGCTGCTCGGCATTTACCTCGCCCGCATGGCGTTCACGCCCTCGCAAATTGGCCTGGTGATCAGTGCCGGCCTGGCGGGTGCAACGCTGGCTGCCTTGCTGGTGACCTTCGCCGGCGACCGCCTGGGCAGGCGCCGCCTGCTGTTCTGGCTGGCGTTACTGAGTGCGTTGGGTGGCGCCGCGGCGGCGTGGTATTCCAGTCCAGTCGCGGTCGGCATCGCCGCTTTCGTCGGCATGCTTAACGGCATGGGGCGGGATCGCGGCGCCGCACTGGTGCTGGAGCAGGCGATTATCCCCGCTACCGCCACCGATCAGGAGCGTACCCGCGCCTTTGCCTGGTACAACGTGTTGCAGGATGTCGGTCACGGCCTCGGCGGCCTGCTGGCGGCGATCCCCAGTATTTTGCGTCTGGCTGGGGTGGGCGAGCTGGCATCGTTCCAGACTGCGGTGATGTTGTACGCCTTGCTGTTGCTTGCTACCGCCGTGCTCTACCTGCGTCTTTCTTCCCAGGCGGAAGCGCCGCTGAAGCAACCCCGTTTAATTGTCTCGCCACAAAGCCGCAAGGTGTTGTGGCGCATTTCCCTGCTCTTTGGACTCGACAGTGTGGCCGGTGGCTTTGTTGGCACGGCGCTGCTGTCGTACTTCTTTTACCAGCGCTTCGGTGTCTCCGAATCGGTGATCGCCGTGCTATTTTTCGGCGCTCGCGGCATGAATGCCGTCTCGCACCTGGGTGCGGCCTGGCTGGCCAAACGGATCGGGTTGGTGAACACCATGGTGTTCACGCATATTCCTTCAAGCTTGTTATTGATGACTGTCGCCTTCGCGCCGAATTTCTGGGTGGCGGCCGTGTTGTTCCTGCTGCGCGAGGGACTGGTGGAGATGGACGTGCCGACGCGGCAGTCCTACGTGATGGCGATGGTGCGGCCGGAGGAACGCACGTTTGCTTCCGGCGTCACCCACCTGGTTCGGCTGGGAGGCTGGGCGGTCGCACCTTCTTTTGCGGGATTTCTGATGCAGTTTCTGACGCTTTCTACCCCGCTGTTTATCGGGGCGGGGATGAAGATCGCCTACGACGTGATGCTGTATCGGGCGTTCCGCGGTCTCAAGCCGCCGGAGGAGCGAGAAGGGTAA
- the chrA gene encoding chromate efflux transporter, with translation MSETKDLARPAQPTFWEAFRYWLKLGFISFGGPAGQISMMHQDLVEKRRWISERRFLHALNYAMVLPGPEAQQLAIYIGWLMHRTWGGIVAGTLFLLPSLFILSALSYVYMAYGDLQFVQGVFSGIKPAVVAIVVFAAWRIGSRALKNKVLWGFAAASFVAIFALKIPFPAIVLAAGVLGFIGSKIAPEKFKVGGGHGASNKSYGPALIDDDTPTPEHAKFKLSHLFIMTIVFLAIWAAVMWVLMGSPVLLDMGEFFTKAALVTFGGAYAVLPYVYQGGVEHYQWLTGLQMIDGLALGETTPGPLIMVVAFVGFIGGWTKEIFGPESLLLAGFAGACVATFFTFLPGYLFILAGGPLVEATHGDLKFTAPLTGITAAVVGVILNLAIFFGWHVLWPKATESAPFSGGFEWFYALISIAAFFALWKYKQDIMRVIGACAALGLIYTFAIS, from the coding sequence ATGAGCGAGACGAAGGATCTGGCGCGTCCCGCCCAACCCACGTTCTGGGAGGCGTTTCGCTACTGGCTCAAGTTGGGATTCATCAGCTTCGGCGGTCCTGCCGGGCAGATTTCCATGATGCATCAGGATCTGGTGGAGAAACGCCGCTGGATCTCCGAACGCCGCTTCCTGCATGCCCTCAACTACGCCATGGTACTGCCGGGACCGGAGGCACAGCAGCTCGCCATCTACATTGGCTGGCTGATGCACCGCACCTGGGGTGGTATCGTCGCCGGCACGCTGTTTTTGCTGCCTTCGTTGTTCATTCTTTCGGCGTTATCCTATGTCTATATGGCTTACGGCGATCTGCAATTTGTCCAGGGCGTATTTTCCGGTATCAAACCGGCGGTAGTGGCGATTGTTGTTTTTGCCGCCTGGCGCATCGGCTCGAGAGCGTTGAAAAACAAGGTGTTGTGGGGATTCGCTGCAGCCTCATTTGTCGCCATCTTTGCGCTAAAGATCCCTTTCCCGGCCATCGTGCTGGCTGCGGGTGTGCTGGGATTCATCGGCAGCAAGATCGCACCGGAAAAGTTCAAGGTCGGCGGTGGTCATGGCGCGTCCAACAAGTCATATGGCCCGGCCCTGATCGACGACGACACGCCGACGCCCGAACACGCGAAATTCAAACTGTCGCACCTGTTCATCATGACCATCGTTTTCCTCGCCATCTGGGCGGCGGTAATGTGGGTGTTGATGGGTAGCCCAGTGCTGCTGGATATGGGTGAATTCTTCACCAAGGCCGCGCTGGTCACCTTCGGCGGCGCATATGCCGTGCTGCCCTATGTCTATCAGGGCGGTGTCGAGCACTACCAGTGGCTCACCGGCCTGCAGATGATCGATGGTCTGGCTCTGGGCGAGACCACTCCCGGCCCGCTCATCATGGTGGTGGCTTTCGTTGGCTTCATCGGTGGCTGGACCAAGGAAATCTTTGGTCCGGAGAGCCTGCTGCTGGCCGGGTTCGCCGGTGCCTGTGTTGCCACTTTCTTCACCTTCCTGCCGGGCTATCTTTTCATTCTGGCCGGTGGCCCGCTGGTGGAAGCGACGCATGGCGACCTCAAGTTCACCGCACCGTTGACCGGCATTACCGCCGCCGTGGTGGGCGTAATACTGAACCTCGCAATTTTCTTCGGCTGGCACGTTTTATGGCCCAAAGCCACCGAGTCTGCGCCATTCAGCGGCGGCTTCGAATGGTTCTACGCCCTGATTTCCATCGCCGCCTTCTTCGCCCTGTGGAAGTACAAGCAGGACATCATGCGCGTGATCGGCGCCTGCGCAGCGCTGGGATTGATTTACACTTTTGCCATTTCCTGA
- a CDS encoding VPLPA-CTERM sorting domain-containing protein, with the protein MKTSVHFYDVNLSRLTIAIISCGFWAHPLAASASILPDAFLSTGSCTTSTTSDTKTCSQSNSSVSIFSQARLSDLTATANIDQNAPYSSTAQASVRYYMELASSSGFPSDYFFTVPILVLANGYTDVGGSPSPIGSSYSMNTASASVKIGGDGWYACAGYGCWAGSTTSFSGGLTNLKPGSSASGYGGNIFEIIVSASVTTNSNYPSSYAHAWADPTIQIDPTFLATNPQYSLSFSSNLPAAVVPVPAAAWLLGSGLIGLVGVARRKAT; encoded by the coding sequence ATGAAAACATCCGTCCATTTCTATGACGTTAATCTATCAAGGCTCACGATAGCTATAATTAGCTGCGGGTTTTGGGCTCACCCCCTTGCGGCGTCCGCAAGCATTTTGCCTGACGCATTCCTGAGCACCGGATCGTGCACAACCAGCACCACGTCGGATACCAAGACCTGTAGCCAATCTAACTCCAGCGTCAGTATTTTTTCACAGGCGCGGCTGAGCGATCTGACCGCCACCGCAAACATTGACCAGAACGCCCCATACTCATCTACTGCCCAGGCTAGTGTGCGCTATTACATGGAACTCGCCTCCAGCAGTGGTTTCCCTAGCGACTATTTCTTTACTGTGCCTATCTTGGTACTTGCAAACGGATATACGGATGTAGGTGGCAGTCCATCGCCTATCGGTTCTAGCTACAGTATGAACACGGCGTCCGCCAGCGTCAAAATTGGTGGTGACGGTTGGTATGCTTGTGCGGGCTATGGTTGCTGGGCCGGTTCCACAACCAGTTTTAGCGGTGGTCTCACAAACCTCAAACCCGGCTCTTCAGCTTCTGGGTACGGTGGCAACATATTTGAAATTATCGTATCGGCAAGCGTCACTACCAACTCAAATTATCCGAGCTCTTATGCCCATGCATGGGCTGATCCCACCATACAGATCGACCCGACCTTTCTCGCAACTAATCCGCAGTATTCGCTGAGCTTCAGCAGCAATTTACCCGCGGCTGTTGTTCCTGTGCCCGCCGCAGCTTGGCTTCTCGGCTCTGGTTTGATTGGCTTGGTTGGGGTGGCACGTCGCAAGGCAACTTAA
- a CDS encoding universal stress protein, which yields MQPLTPIVVATDFSANAGRAVRRGALIAKQLGAEMHLLHVVHPLDLYPGPDPAADFWLIHEQALQAAGKNRLDILAASLRKDYGIPVVPVTRIGRAHTEIADYAAEKGAGLVVAGARGENTLLDLLIGSTASRLLRLATFPVLIVKNAKVEPYQSAIAAVDFSPGSINALELVRTVASGARIEVLHVYDTEHADRMQQAGMDGAFILDRQARVLKDAENRLDIELAGANEGKFTRNVMAANPPTAICDRAKALRADLVVLGRHGKSGMQELLLGSVSKDVAHVADCDVLLCY from the coding sequence ATGCAACCCCTTACCCCTATCGTCGTCGCCACCGACTTTTCCGCTAATGCCGGCCGGGCGGTGCGGCGCGGTGCGCTGATCGCGAAACAGCTGGGTGCGGAAATGCACTTGCTGCACGTGGTGCATCCTCTGGATCTGTATCCGGGCCCGGACCCCGCTGCCGATTTCTGGCTAATACATGAGCAGGCATTGCAAGCGGCTGGCAAAAATCGGCTCGATATCCTGGCTGCCAGCCTGCGCAAGGATTACGGCATCCCAGTTGTGCCCGTCACACGCATCGGCCGCGCTCACACGGAGATCGCCGACTATGCTGCGGAAAAAGGGGCTGGCCTGGTGGTGGCCGGCGCGCGCGGTGAGAACACGCTGCTCGATTTGCTGATTGGTTCCACCGCCTCCCGTCTGTTGCGGCTGGCCACCTTCCCGGTGTTGATCGTCAAGAACGCGAAGGTGGAACCCTACCAAAGTGCTATCGCCGCAGTGGATTTCTCGCCGGGATCGATCAATGCGCTGGAACTCGTCCGCACCGTCGCATCGGGTGCGCGGATCGAGGTGCTGCATGTTTACGATACCGAGCATGCTGACCGGATGCAACAGGCGGGGATGGACGGGGCGTTCATCCTGGATCGTCAGGCACGCGTCCTGAAGGATGCGGAAAATCGGCTGGATATCGAGTTGGCGGGGGCGAACGAGGGAAAATTTACGCGGAACGTCATGGCGGCCAATCCTCCCACCGCCATCTGCGATCGCGCCAAGGCTCTGCGCGCCGACTTGGTCGTCCTTGGCCGACACGGCAAGAGCGGCATGCAGGAATTGCTGCTGGGCAGCGTCAGCAAGGACGTGGCCCATGTGGCGGACTGCGACGTGCTGTTATGCTACTGA
- a CDS encoding chromate resistance protein ChrB domain-containing protein produces the protein MKWITRERPKIDRIACPWLIARFIDEASEFLYVPGGDVMKIAADTGAVPYDVPGVELGHHGDQCSFDAFIARYQLTDPALARLARIVRAADTGTPELAKEAAGLLAISKGLSLNFEDDHEMLKHGMVIYDALYAWCAEAPLQKMVGLLRRAVS, from the coding sequence ATGAAATGGATCACCCGAGAACGTCCCAAAATCGACCGCATCGCCTGCCCCTGGCTGATTGCGCGCTTCATCGACGAAGCGTCGGAGTTTCTGTATGTCCCCGGCGGCGACGTGATGAAAATTGCCGCTGACACCGGCGCCGTTCCCTACGACGTGCCCGGTGTTGAACTGGGTCATCATGGCGACCAGTGCAGCTTCGACGCTTTCATTGCCAGGTACCAGCTCACCGACCCGGCGCTGGCCAGGCTCGCGCGCATCGTGCGTGCAGCCGATACCGGCACTCCCGAGCTGGCGAAGGAGGCGGCGGGGTTGCTGGCAATCTCGAAAGGACTGTCTCTCAACTTCGAGGATGACCACGAAATGCTCAAACACGGCATGGTCATCTACGATGCGCTCTATGCCTGGTGTGCGGAAGCGCCGCTGCAGAAAATGGTGGGGTTGCTGCGCCGCGCGGTGAGCTAG
- a CDS encoding rhodanese-like domain-containing protein: MDRTISPNDLKKLRNSSPFALLDVRRKTDLDASKEKILGATWCDPDAIDEWADKIPKNRDVVLYCVRGGSVSNAVVDVLQAVGVQARFIEGGIEGWKAAGGDTVSK; the protein is encoded by the coding sequence ATGGACCGCACCATTTCCCCCAACGACCTCAAGAAACTGAGGAATTCATCGCCCTTTGCATTACTCGATGTGCGCCGAAAAACCGATCTTGATGCCTCCAAGGAAAAAATCCTGGGAGCGACCTGGTGCGACCCGGACGCGATTGATGAATGGGCCGACAAGATACCCAAGAACCGGGATGTGGTGCTCTACTGCGTGCGCGGTGGTTCGGTCAGCAATGCCGTGGTGGATGTCTTGCAGGCTGTAGGCGTTCAGGCCCGCTTCATCGAGGGCGGCATCGAAGGCTGGAAAGCGGCAGGTGGCGACACGGTGAGCAAGTAA
- a CDS encoding zinc ribbon-containing protein has protein sequence MNTTESEHKPDSESATGKGEQTQHEALYDRYAERARELFEAGQEKGKDAMEKAMEVARQQLSDAGEFSAEQGEAFKKFMRRDLEQTSQDMRALSQEAKEHLNPARLGAGALSSIARLLEATGSALQSLSRKAEDALHYNTGDITAAGTLNCTKCGQKVHLKRTTKIPPCPSCHGTEFRKGY, from the coding sequence ATGAACACGACCGAATCCGAACACAAGCCCGATTCCGAATCCGCTACGGGGAAAGGAGAGCAGACTCAACACGAAGCGCTTTACGACCGTTATGCAGAGCGAGCGCGCGAGCTATTCGAGGCCGGCCAGGAAAAAGGCAAGGATGCCATGGAAAAGGCCATGGAGGTGGCACGCCAGCAACTATCCGACGCCGGAGAGTTTTCCGCAGAACAGGGCGAGGCATTCAAGAAATTCATGCGTCGCGACCTGGAGCAGACCTCGCAAGATATGCGGGCGCTGAGCCAGGAAGCCAAGGAACATTTGAATCCAGCTCGGTTGGGCGCCGGCGCCTTATCCTCGATAGCCAGGCTGCTCGAGGCGACTGGCTCGGCGTTGCAATCTCTCTCGCGCAAGGCAGAGGATGCCCTGCACTACAATACCGGCGACATCACGGCGGCCGGGACGTTAAACTGCACGAAATGCGGCCAGAAGGTGCACCTTAAGCGCACCACCAAAATTCCGCCCTGCCCGAGCTGCCACGGCACCGAGTTCCGCAAGGGATACTGA
- a CDS encoding Na+/H+ antiporter subunit G, producing MNVIIEFTVSALILLGAVFALLGSIGLVRLPDFFTRLHGPTKATTLGVGAMVLASAIYFTATQPGVSLHEIAVMVFLFITAPVTAHLLAKAALHRRGNHVAKHQEKVK from the coding sequence ATGAACGTCATCATCGAATTCACCGTCTCTGCCCTGATCCTGCTGGGTGCCGTGTTCGCTCTGCTGGGTTCGATAGGGCTCGTCCGCCTGCCGGATTTTTTCACTCGTCTGCACGGCCCCACCAAGGCCACCACCCTGGGTGTGGGCGCCATGGTGCTGGCCTCAGCCATCTACTTCACCGCCACCCAGCCCGGCGTCAGCCTGCATGAGATCGCCGTGATGGTCTTCCTCTTTATCACCGCGCCAGTGACCGCCCACCTGCTGGCCAAGGCGGCCTTGCACCGGCGTGGGAATCACGTTGCGAAACACCAGGAAAAAGTGAAATGA
- a CDS encoding Na/Pi cotransporter family protein, whose product MSTWTTAGGLLGGIGLFLLGMGLMTDGLKLAAGPALERILAHSTKTRLRGLASGVLVTALVQSSSAVTVAAIGFVNAGLLTLGQSMWVLFGANVGTTMTGWLVALVGLKFKIEVLALPLIGIGMALRLSGDGKRRGALGQALAGFGVLFLGIDMLKESFSGLSADFSMPEGEGIRDTLMQVLIGIALTVLMQSSSASLTIALTAAQGGLLTAQGAAAVVIGANIGTTVTALIASIGATPNAKRAAAAHILFNLLTGAVALALLPWLVSAIGTAGEALELGSSPAAKLALFHTTFNLLGVILIWPIAERMVLFLGKRFHAAEEDEARPRYLDANIATVPALALNALEQEVRRMGGIALRMMREAMAGAAYDKLARDQQIVAKLNQAVADFISRINQAGMSQDSAQRLPHILRVARYYEAVAELAMEAAAAARETPLPTLIETGSSFLDQVTRLFSRIDPEGYQEYAADVDTGLQSLEGDYQMLKAELLEAGALSRLPVADMDARLRAASAIHRAVQQAAKAARLLVAKASAREAAQE is encoded by the coding sequence ATGAGCACCTGGACGACAGCCGGCGGCCTGCTCGGCGGCATCGGCCTGTTCCTGCTCGGCATGGGACTGATGACCGACGGCCTCAAGCTCGCCGCCGGCCCGGCGCTGGAGCGCATCCTCGCCCATTCCACCAAAACCCGCTTGCGCGGGCTGGCTTCAGGTGTACTGGTCACCGCGCTGGTGCAGTCTTCCAGCGCCGTGACAGTGGCTGCCATCGGCTTCGTGAATGCCGGACTGCTCACGCTGGGGCAATCGATGTGGGTGCTGTTCGGCGCCAACGTCGGCACCACCATGACCGGCTGGCTGGTGGCGCTGGTCGGGCTGAAGTTCAAGATCGAGGTGCTGGCGCTGCCGCTGATCGGCATCGGCATGGCGCTGCGCCTTTCCGGCGACGGCAAACGGCGCGGCGCACTGGGACAGGCGCTGGCAGGATTCGGCGTGCTGTTCCTGGGCATCGACATGCTCAAGGAATCCTTTTCCGGGCTATCCGCGGATTTCAGCATGCCGGAAGGCGAGGGGATCAGGGACACGCTGATGCAGGTGCTGATCGGCATCGCGCTTACCGTGCTGATGCAATCCTCCAGCGCCTCCCTGACCATCGCGCTGACTGCCGCCCAGGGCGGACTGCTCACGGCCCAGGGTGCCGCCGCCGTGGTGATAGGCGCCAATATCGGCACCACGGTCACCGCGCTGATCGCCTCCATCGGCGCCACGCCCAACGCAAAACGGGCCGCCGCCGCCCATATCCTGTTCAATCTCCTGACCGGCGCCGTGGCGCTGGCGCTGCTACCCTGGCTGGTATCGGCCATTGGCACGGCGGGCGAAGCGCTGGAACTCGGTTCGTCGCCGGCGGCCAAACTGGCCCTGTTTCACACTACCTTCAACCTGCTCGGCGTGATCCTGATCTGGCCTATCGCCGAACGCATGGTTCTGTTTCTCGGAAAACGTTTCCATGCCGCCGAAGAAGATGAAGCCCGGCCACGCTATCTGGACGCCAACATCGCAACGGTACCGGCGCTGGCGCTGAACGCCCTGGAGCAGGAAGTGCGACGCATGGGCGGCATTGCCCTGCGCATGATGCGTGAGGCCATGGCGGGCGCCGCCTACGACAAACTGGCGCGGGATCAGCAAATCGTGGCCAAGCTGAATCAAGCGGTGGCAGATTTCATTTCACGCATCAACCAGGCCGGCATGTCGCAAGACAGCGCCCAGCGCCTGCCGCATATTCTGCGCGTGGCGCGCTACTATGAGGCGGTGGCCGAACTGGCCATGGAGGCCGCTGCTGCAGCACGCGAAACGCCCCTGCCGACGCTGATCGAAACGGGTAGCAGCTTTCTCGATCAGGTAACCCGGCTTTTTTCCCGCATTGACCCAGAGGGATATCAGGAATATGCCGCCGACGTCGATACCGGCTTGCAGAGCCTGGAAGGGGACTATCAGATGTTGAAAGCGGAACTCCTGGAGGCCGGCGCCCTGAGCCGCCTGCCCGTGGCAGATATGGATGCTCGCTTGCGCGCCGCGAGCGCCATCCATCGCGCGGTGCAGCAGGCCGCCAAGGCAGCGCGCCTGCTTGTCGCCAAGGCATCTGCACGTGAGGCAGCACAGGAATAA
- a CDS encoding Na+/H+ antiporter subunit E yields MRRLFPRPALSVAIFLLWAALTNAASLGMLLLGAVLALALPFVTRPFWPDAPRLARPGTMLTLAARVVMDIVIANWAVARRVIGPIARLEPAFVEVPLDLRDPFVATILASIVSLTPGTVSIDVDQESWVLCLHALDAPDPAALIREIKQRYEAPLKEIFAC; encoded by the coding sequence ATGCGCCGCCTCTTTCCCCGCCCCGCCCTGTCCGTGGCCATTTTCCTGCTCTGGGCCGCGCTTACCAATGCGGCCTCGCTAGGCATGCTGTTGCTGGGCGCCGTACTGGCGCTGGCGCTTCCTTTCGTCACGCGGCCCTTCTGGCCCGACGCACCGCGCCTCGCTCGCCCCGGCACGATGTTGACACTCGCGGCACGGGTAGTCATGGATATCGTTATCGCCAACTGGGCCGTGGCACGCCGTGTGATCGGCCCGATTGCCCGCCTCGAACCGGCCTTCGTCGAGGTGCCGCTGGATTTGCGCGACCCCTTCGTCGCCACGATCCTCGCCAGTATCGTGTCGCTCACGCCGGGCACCGTGTCCATCGACGTGGATCAGGAGAGCTGGGTACTCTGCCTGCATGCGCTTGACGCACCCGATCCCGCTGCCCTGATCCGGGAAATCAAGCAGCGCTACGAGGCGCCGCTCAAGGAGATATTCGCATGTTGA
- a CDS encoding K+/H+ antiporter subunit F, translating into MLTLAVEVGFVLIGLAMTLNLWRLVRGPDATDRILALDTLTINAIALLVLFGIRAGSSAYFEAALVLAAMSFVGTMALCKYLLRGDIIE; encoded by the coding sequence ATGTTGACGCTCGCCGTTGAGGTCGGTTTCGTGCTCATCGGGCTGGCTATGACCCTCAATCTCTGGCGCCTGGTGCGCGGACCGGACGCCACCGATCGCATTCTGGCGCTGGATACGCTGACCATCAACGCCATCGCGCTGCTGGTGCTGTTCGGCATCCGCGCCGGCAGCAGCGCCTATTTTGAAGCGGCGCTGGTACTGGCCGCCATGAGCTTCGTCGGCACCATGGCGCTATGCAAATATCTGCTGCGCGGAGACATTATCGAATGA
- the tehA gene encoding dicarboxylate transporter/tellurite-resistance protein TehA, with protein sequence MARSPLPASFFGMVLGLAGLGQAWRIAVLLWGMPAAIGEGLLLLAALVWAGLLVVYGWQAIRYPAVVKSEFQHPVQGSTPALLAVSTLLIVLAVLPYSRALAWVLAAAGIAWHLAFSLWHTGALWQGGRDSLDTAPTLYLPTVAGNFTSAAALGGLGHPDWGWLFLGAGVFSWLALESLIIQRLWLSKALPTAQRPLLGIQFAPPVVCAMAWLMLDPGSTDHWLLMLWGYGLFQLLLGIRLGSWLGAQPFSPSYWAYTFGIAAATICGLKLALAGVSAAQILAIPVFVGANLFIGYLSLRTAWRAVHSRLSS encoded by the coding sequence GTGGCACGTTCGCCGCTTCCGGCTTCTTTTTTTGGTATGGTTTTGGGACTCGCTGGCCTCGGTCAGGCTTGGCGCATTGCCGTTCTTCTTTGGGGCATGCCGGCGGCTATCGGGGAAGGTTTGCTGCTGTTGGCAGCACTGGTCTGGGCTGGGTTGCTAGTGGTGTATGGTTGGCAAGCAATAAGGTATCCAGCCGTTGTCAAAAGCGAATTCCAGCATCCGGTGCAAGGGAGTACACCGGCGCTGCTGGCTGTTTCTACCCTGCTGATTGTGCTGGCGGTTTTACCCTATTCGCGGGCATTGGCATGGGTTCTCGCCGCCGCTGGAATTGCCTGGCATTTAGCTTTTTCCCTCTGGCATACCGGTGCGCTCTGGCAAGGGGGACGTGATTCACTCGATACGGCACCGACCCTTTATTTGCCCACTGTGGCCGGCAATTTTACGAGCGCTGCCGCACTCGGCGGGCTCGGCCATCCAGACTGGGGCTGGTTGTTTCTGGGTGCGGGTGTCTTTTCGTGGCTGGCGCTTGAATCGCTTATCATCCAGCGCCTCTGGCTTTCCAAAGCCTTACCCACCGCTCAGCGCCCACTGCTTGGCATCCAGTTTGCCCCACCGGTGGTTTGCGCCATGGCTTGGTTAATGCTCGACCCGGGCTCTACTGATCATTGGCTGCTGATGTTGTGGGGCTACGGTTTGTTCCAGCTTTTGCTGGGCATTCGTCTGGGTTCATGGCTCGGTGCTCAACCCTTTTCCCCATCCTATTGGGCCTATACCTTCGGCATTGCCGCTGCAACAATCTGTGGTCTCAAATTGGCATTGGCGGGTGTCAGTGCTGCGCAGATTCTTGCGATACCTGTTTTTGTGGGCGCCAATCTGTTTATCGGCTATCTCTCCCTGCGCACTGCATGGCGTGCTGTCCACAGTCGGCTGTCCAGCTAA